The Sus scrofa isolate TJ Tabasco breed Duroc chromosome 6, Sscrofa11.1, whole genome shotgun sequence region AACTCCTATTTGATATCTGGGTCCACAAGCCAGTAGCATGCTTAGAGGAGAGCTAGAAGTATTCTTATTACAAGGATTCTCCCTAAATTagtttataaatttaatacagttatggagctcccgtcgtggcgcagtggttaacgaatccgactaggaaccatgaggttgtgggttcgatccctggccttgctcagtgggttaaggatctggcattgctgtgagctgtggtgtagggtgcagacgcggctcggatcccgcattgctgtggccctggcgtaggctagtggctatagctccgattaaacccctagcctcggaacctccacatgccacgggaaacaccctagaaaaggaaaaaagaccaaaatatatatatatagttaatacAGTTGTAAAAATAccaacagaattctttttttttacgggggtgagggggtggggtagCATTAGCTAATTAAAAATTCCAGGGGAGTGGAATTCcaggggatggacagggagtttagggttagtagaggcaaactattacatttagaatggataagcaatgaggtcctactgtacagcacagggaactatagccaacctcttgggatagaccatgatggaagataatataaggaatgtatctatatgtatgactgggtcattttgttgtacagcagaaattagatcaacactgtaaatcaactctaatttaaaaaaatttttaagaaaagaaaattccaggggAAAAAACATAATGAACAGGTGTGGGAGTGAGAGGGAGGGCTGCCAAAACCTAACAGTTAATAAGActctggggagttctcttgtgatgcaacaggttaaggatctggcattgtcactgtcatggcttgggttgctgctgtggcatgggtttgatccctgcccttccaacttctacaaaaaaaaaaaaaaaaaaaaaagactttgcaaACCACCTAAATGACCATCAGTATGGGGGTGGTTAAATGAATTGTTATACAAACACAACAGAAAACTATGTAACAGTTGTAGAACAAAATTGAGGAAGCTCTTTACATACTCATATAGAATGATTTTTAAGATATGGTAGGTGGGAAAAAACGAGATACAAAACTGGGTATACAGCATGCTACTACTCATACAATTATAGAGAAGATACAAAAACATATTTGCTTGTTGTATTAGCCATCTATGACTGTGGaacaaattaccccaaacctTAATGacttaaacatttattatctgtttCCGTGGATCAGGAACCCAGGCACAGCTGAGCTGGGTTGCCTTTGGCTTAGGTCCTCAGGAGGTTGTAGTCAGGCTGTTAGCTGGGCTGTGGTCTCATCTGAAGGCCCAGCTCGGGGAGAGTGAGCTCCCCAGTTCATTCGGGGTTGCTGGCAGGCATCAGTCTGTCCCATGAGCTCTCCTGGGACTGCCCCACAGCCTCGAGGCTGACTTTCCCCAAGAGTAAGGGACAGCGCCCAAGATGAAGGAAGCCATGGTCTTTTCTCATGACCTAGTGCCAGAAGTGACACTCCAGCATGTCCACCACCttctattcattagaagcaaATCTGTAAGGCCAGCCTGTGCTGAAGGGGAGGGGAGTGTCCAAGGGTGTGGATCCCTGGGGCTATCGTGTAGGATGCCTGCTCCTGCACTCAGACAGGCAAGGGATATTTCTGGAAGGACACACTGAAAACATTTAACACTGGTTCCCTCCAGGGAGGGGAAACTCTAGGGAAGGGAAACTTTTCACTGAATGTACACTTGTGCCCTTTGAGTTTTGTAAAATGTGAACGTATCCCTTACtcaaaaaataacccaaattcattttaaatgtaaaaagaacaATCAGAAAGATAGCAATTTAGGAACAGACGACAAGCTAAAGGAGCAATTATCCTTAAATAATACATAGTCATTACTTAGCACCAATAAACATGCTTGTACCTATTCATAGTGATGATTACAGTTTCAATGAGGGAAGTGTAAGCAGCTTTTTTATTCTCACACAGACATACAGTTGTAAACAAGCAACTCCCGTCTGTAGAACAAAACACAAACTCTTGAGCGAGGCATCCAGGGCTCTTCCCCATTCCTTTCCATCCACCTAGCGGACCCATTCCCTCCTACCCTCCTATCCCTGTCAACTTCAGGGACTCGCCACACTCAACTATTAATACTCCAGTACTAGAGGGTACAAGCCCCAAGCACAGTGCCCGCACACAGCAAACTTTCAGGAGGCGGCAGCTTCCGTTCTTCCTCAAACACCGACCCTGGGCATGCAGCGCCCTGCGCTCCTCTCCGAGCCTCAAGGCCTAACTCCGATGTCACCATCACCACAAGGCAGTCCCATAAGCAGTTAGCAATCACCTCTATTCTCCCATGGAATTGTTTTGATCTCAAATACAACACGCTCATCAtcatactaaaatttaaaacttaccaACTTAAAGCCTGGTTCTTAGAGCATTGCCAGGAAACTGTCAGCTTCCTGGCTGGTATAAACATCTGGGTCATTGGATCTAAAAGGGCTTAATAAAGAatatagatatttttcaaaatgaaaatgacttttttgACTATTACAAAAGTGATATATGCTTTTGCAAAAACTGTAGGAAAAttgtaaaaaacatttaaaatgtaggaAAGCATAAAAACAAGCTCTACCAGAAATATTTTGATATGTAACTTTTCAGTGTCcattttcacaaaattttttatttttatttattattttgtctttttgctatttcttgggccgctcccacggcatatggaggtttccaggctaggggtcaaattggagctgtagcctccggcctacaccagagccacagcaatgcgggacccgagccgcatctgcaacctacaccacagctcacggcaacgccggatcgttaacccactgagcaagagcagagactgaacccgcaacctcatggttcctagtcggattcgttaaccactgcaccacaacaggaactccacaaaattttaaaataaaacaattagggTATCACtgatatatacttttatttaaattatttttttaaaaaatcagagttcctgtcatggcacagcaaaaatgaatccaactaggaaccatgaggttgcaggtttgatctgtggcctcactcagtgggttgaggagctggcGTTGTcgcgagctatggtataggttgcagacatagctcagattccacatggctgtggctatggagtaggccagcagctgtagctccaattcaactactagcctggggactttcataggcaataggtgtggccctaaaaggcaaaaaataaaatcctttggCCAGTTTTTCATATCTGCACATATAGCTCAACACAATTACATATCATTGTATAACATTGTATGAATGTATTGTagcttattttttgttgttattttttggggccacacctatggcatatggaggttcccaggctaggaaggtCTGGAAGTACcatgatcatttcacaatgaaaGCACTAGGCCTCAGAAACACAACCCTGAATGCCTGACTCTGGGCTGGTGCTCTCCCACCCATTCAAGATCAGAGGACTGTGGCAAGGCAGTTGCCAGCtttggtaaaaagaaaaacctgttaTTTTAGGGGTCCCACTATCCCACTTGCTTACTCTCAGACCTTAAGAGCACCACCAAACAAAAACCGTTCTGAATCACTCCTGCTGCACGACCTCCCCCTGGTGGTAGGCTCTGGAAACCGAAACAGCCTTGATGATAAGGAGCTATTACAGCAGGAAGACATCAACATCACCCCTATTTCTTTAAATCATCAACGCCACTTTCTTTCATCAAGGAGTCAGGTACTGACACAATTACACAAAACTAGGACTTGGTGTCAATGAGTCTCAGAGCTCTGGATGACACTGAGGGCGGTGTCACTTCTGCACCACTTATGTGGCTGTTGCTTCTGCCCCCCAGCATTCTGCAGAACCTGTCCGGAATCCTCTCTGCCTCCGTCCACTCCTCTGAGCCTTTTGAAAGGGCAGGGGTGACCATGTACCCGCCCATGACCAGGCATGAAGAAGCCCCTGTCAGAAACCTCTAGCACAATCCTCCCAAGAACCAGTCCTCAGGTTCGAAGGCACTGATATTTCCCATATGTCAGGTTGCAATGCTGCCATTTCAGAGAGCAGCAACATCGGTCTTCTTCCCCCCAGTCTCCCAATAAACACACAGCTTCTTCACtcttccaggaagaaggaaacaCTCAACAGGATATCTGcaacaggaagagagaaaaatgtggcCTATGACCTTTCCAGAAAACACAAAACATCCAATTTGTAAAAGCTACAGAGGCACCATGAGGGCATCTCCACATGCTTCCAAAGAGGTGAGacccagaaagaaaggaggggaggagacGTGAAGGACAAAATGAAAATCAGTACCTCGTATAAGGTCTGGGTGTTCAGCTTCTGAAATTCGGTCCCAGGCTTTGGGCAAAGCTTGAATGTTTTCCAGGTCTCCCCACTGGATGGAGGACAGGAGGTGCCTCCTCCTCAGGTAGCTTCCAGGGAGTTAAGGAAGGTGCTCTAGAGGAAAGCGAAataggaggtccctggtggcacagtcggttaagaatccggcattgtcactgctgtagtacgggttcaacccctggcccaggaatgtccacatgccatgggcacaccCCAAAACCAAAAGCTAAAACTAAAACAACAACTGAAAAACCAAAGACAATGAAATACACCGAAGGGAGAAAACAGCCTGGAGAGAGTTCCCAGGAGCTGCGAAGTCAAAGCACAGTAACCGCTACCTTTCCCAGGTGGGCAGGACCCACCTAGGCTACAGCCCTTTCCTGAGCCCCTCCTCACACACATGGCTCTGGGCTACAGGGAAAAGGACGGAAACACTACCCTGCAATCTAGGATCTCACTGcagtgaggggaaaaaacagaaactgGAAAGAAAGACTAAACAACAGGGAAGAAAAACTCAGTGGAAGCTCAGAGGATGAACACATCCCCCTTAGAGGACTGGAGGAGGGTTCCAGCTGGTAGGAAAAGCTTAAGCCAAGGCATGGAAGGGGGGAGGCACAGCATGGACTCAGGAACAGTACACGTGCCAGCGCGGCGGGCATGGAGCGAGGTGTGGAGTAGCAGGAAAGGCGGCTGAGAGGACAGGTGGAGCCAGGACACAAAGACCAACAAAAGGGCTTTGCAGAAGCTACTGAAAACTTCTACACGAGCAACAGGATCAGAAAGGAGCTGTCTTATGGATAAGTCTGTGGAATGCGGCCACTATCTGGGGGTGGCTTGgagggaaggaagacagagaaacCTGTCACTACATGTGACTACAGGTCCAAGTGAGAAACTATGGTAGAGGCAGTGGGGATAGAGAAGGAAAATTCAAGAAGCACCAAGGCAACAGAATGCAAGGACTTGAAAGCTGACTCTGCAAACACTCTAAcgacagcacctggcacacaatAAGCACTCAGCTACTGTCCCACTGCCCAGGCTGCTGTTGCCAccactgctgcttctgctgccattagaaaatggggtggggagggggggagaaaaaagaaagtagggtGGAAAATGGGGACAAGGCTGCTGAAGTTTCTAGACTAAATGATCAGACAGGGTTGACACTACAACTCAAGGAAAAGGGAGCTGAATGGAAGGCTGGACGGAGGACTTCAACTCTCCATGTGAGCCTGCAGTTCTATGAGATTCCAGCTGGGGGCCTCTGCAGAAACTAAAAACCCAAATTAGAGGTAAACAGAGGCAAGAATAAAGATTGGGTTTGGGAGTGATTTAAATAAAGGTagaggagatcccatcatggctcagtggttaacaaatccgactaggaaccatgaggttgcaggttcaattcctggccttgctcagtgggttaaggatccggcgttgctgtgagccgtggtgtaggtcacagactcggcttggatcccacattgccgtggctctggcgtaggctggcagctgtagctcatattagacccctagcctgggaacctccatatgccgcagaagcggccctagaaatggcaaaaagaccaaataaataagtaaataaaagtagaaaCTTCAGCCAGAGGGTAGAAGTGAGTTATCAGGCAACAATCAAGAGAAAAAGGCAAGACAACTCCCCAACTAACTGGTCTTCCTGCTTCCACCCAAGTCTCCTTAGAACACAGCCGGTAATACTGCTGAAAACATAGATCTGATCAAGTTACCCCTCTACTCAAAACCTATAGCTTTCCATCTCACTCAGAGCAAAAGCCAAAACCTTCTGAAGACCCTGGCGGCCCTACCAACTCTAGACCTGTCTTTCTGACCACATCTCCTGTTAAACCACCCCCCCTTCACTCGGCTCGAGCCCCACTGACTATTTCCTGAACACACAAGACTTGCTCTCCCGTCAGGGCCTCTGCACGTTGTGTGTCTcctgcctggaacactctttcCCCCAATATCCACCTGgttctttccctcccttcagGTCTTTTCTCAAATCCTGCTTCCTCACTGAGGCCTGCCCCGACCATCTTATTTAAAATCACAAGCCCACCTGCTCCCCTCGCTTCCCCCActccctgctttgtttttctccaagGCATTACCACAATCTGACAGCctgttaatattttccttttttaatgcctACCTCCCAGcccctagaacaatgcctggcaggTATCAGCTACTCAATAAATGACTTGAGGAGTGACTGCACAAATGAGTGTAGGAAGCATCCAAGTTCAGGAACCAAAGAGAACTGAGCCACACTGTATACTGTTGTGTAATCCTgtgaaaaccaaaatttaaaagacttCCTGGAATAGCTCTGGAACAACCTGAAATGTGTGCAAAGGATACAAATTTCGATAGTGTCTCTCGATATCGTGCAACCACTCCAACATTTCAGCCACAGAGGGGCTTGCAGCTGAAGCCTGCAGGACAGCATCCAGGCCGATTGTGTCCGCATGCCGCTCATAGGTCTGAAGCACGTGTTCCACGTGGCTGCTGACCACATCACGCACCTTGAGGAGGGTGGCTCTGGGGAAAGAGTCTGATATTAGGCAACATGATGAGAAAGGCCTAAGGCCTCAGCACTATGGCTGC contains the following coding sequences:
- the C6H1orf109 gene encoding uncharacterized protein C1orf109 homolog, which produces MTQVGPLLAVQEALRKCFLVVEEQQGLWQSVLKDCPPLLASLSNLAEQLQAAQNLRFEDVPALRAFPDLQERLRRKQLAAGDIVLDKLEERLATLLKVRDVVSSHVEHVLQTYERHADTIGLDAVLQASAASPSVAEMLEWLHDIERHYRNFYLRRRHLLSSIQWGDLENIQALPKAWDRISEAEHPDLIRDILLSVSFFLEE